DNA from Vespa velutina chromosome 23, iVesVel2.1, whole genome shotgun sequence:
atatataacttcaaaataaaaaatttaatacatataataaatattaaattatatactcATGAGTATGTCGCATCAgattctattaaatttattcttcaatattgttttaacaatactttattatttaatttttctcaagCGAGCCGAATATCGGTCGACATCGAATCGCTTTTACATGGACCCGAATACACTTATCGTGTAGATATCATTACCGTAAAAAAGGCTGGAGGTCATCCATGTGCTAGTGAAGATGTTAAAGCATTCGACGCCGTTAGTACATTGAAATGTCGTCCACGAGTACCGGATACTTTGAATTGTCGTTTCGAAGCGGCAAAAATGCAAATTTACGAAGACGGTTTGTACGAATTGGCACGTGAAATGGTCGAAGATCTTTGGATGGACGACGAGCCCTTTGAGATTATATTCGACGAAAatggaattaaaaatttaatcgttaCCAAAAATATGGAACCATGGACAATCGACATGATACGATCTATAGTTAATCAATTGAACGTCGGTGTAGATATTAGAAACAAACAAGATGGAATATTCACGGCAATCGAAAGATCATTTTTAGGGAAGTGTCAAGCCAAAATCGAGCTCTATCATGGATTATCGTATGACAATCGATGGAAggatgaaaaatttgaaataataccaatgaatggaataaataaagttaattcGGAATTTTTTGAcattgaaaagagaaggaacatCGATGACTGCGAACACggagtatatttttttgcgaGCAAATCTGCTTATACTAATTTGCCTCGTGACGTCACCACGGTTATAGTAAGCGATCGTGATTCGTATatattcccccccccccctctctctctctctctctctctctctctcaatacaaattttttatcaatttcttttctttcctttctcatagataacaaataaaattattactcatttatttttatatatatcttttgtattatacttttatacaaAAGCAATCTTTTAATCTAATGACAATGAGTCTtgatgaaattctttttacaattactttttaacaatatatatatatatatatatatatttatatacacatatgtgtgtatgatattttttttttatggggAAAATTTGTCGTTACAGAAATCATCAATGAGCCGTATAATTATATCCGATTCGAACTATACTTCATATACGACCAATGAATTTCTAGTAACTAGTAAGGATAAAACTAGAAATTTCACGCTCCACGagaagattaaattaaatttggaAACTATATCGGCACCGGTAAACGATATACCTGTGATTCCCGATGCCACATCGGTCAACTTTATGATTCAACCACGTCGTTGGgataagaacgaagagaagaagaacgaggagaagaagaggaaggagaaatcatttctaatggaaaatattgaaaatcgataaatcacACGTAAACAACGAATGtcgaattatttgttaattaatcatGACGATTTGTtcgattgattattattaaaacaaaaaaaaaaaaaaaaccaaaaaaacaaaataaaaaataaaatagaaacaaattaaataaacgtaCGATTATATTGACTATCGACACTCGTCTATAAATCATTTcgacgaaatataaataataatatatcgatttaaggtattaattataatattccaaATCATTAGATCGTATCTAACAGATGCGATCATATCGTATATCTCGATTTAGCGATGTGTGtacttagaaatttattagaattttcagCTGACTGATTGCATGAGTCGGAAAATAATATACTCTATTACACCTCTGATTAATATATCAGACGTTAGGGGAGTCACGATCACGATCTATGCGGAAAACGCTAGTTAATGAAATTGTTTTCAAATTGTTTTATCGACTAATCTGTCTTATAAAAAGGAGAATCACATCAATCGAGtgatgaaaatgaagatattcatcatttcatttcttttaggtatgtatatgcatattgattgaagaaaaaaaaaatatatatatatattatatatatatatatatgtacgtatgtgtgtatgtatacatgtatgtatgtataaataattattaatatcatttgacacttttaattttttttttttatttgttacataaatttttgtttatttcatattaattatatatatatatatatcatttttatttattttaattattattttttaaataagaatgatatgaatatatatgtgtgtatgtataattataatattaattgataaattctaaaattaaatcaatcacgaacaattcgaaataaaatacaattctaATGGTATAGAAAATCTTGTTGTAAATGAAACAATACCAAGTTAAAAATTGGATGtaacgaaatttattattagtcaTCTTTAGATTGGCTTTGGATTGGAAGAAGATATCCAATttgaaacgatgaaaatttttaagatcgATCATTGCAATTtcgattcaatatttataatagggTACACAGTTTGAAAacgtgaataatattaaaaacaattttgaaTTGATGTTATTGGGTACCAATGAGTTACGACGTTTCAAATCTatacttaataaaaatgatgaaataattattgaaaggaTTATAAATACTGAAAACTGttcaaaaaagttttatttatttcttaggCTTTCCTACCATTCATAAGCATTCATGGTAAAAGAAATgtcttttcattaatttaatatttgtttatatatcgttttttttttcttttttttttaatattacgaattaatttttttctttttcttttttatctttatttttttttttttttttttttttttttttttttttgtcggaTGTCCTCGACCATTAGGATAAACAAAGAGTcataaacaaaagaagattTTCTTCAATAATGATTTCTAATGATAGTATCAAGAACGTCGAAAGGATTGAACGGATTAATCACATCAGAAGATTAACTTTGATATTGAGAAAcgtgaattttattaaaatattattacctataatttataatccaGTTTTCACtagtatttatattgattattgtTTTGATACTTCTTGTTGATCAACTACAGATCCATTGTCAAGAGATCATTTACAATGATCATTAGATCAAACGAAAATTACGTCGAAGTATTAGATCTTCTTTTtaggataataacaaattgaaGACAATTCTATCTACgaagaaacgataattatattgattcaAATATGTTATGTCATTTTAAACAATTGAAATTTTGACATTACTATCATTGCCCTTGAAAAGTAACTTTGCCAGGTTCCAAGGTTAATCGTATCACGCAACCAGTAGCATTTCGAGTTCGCttaataaacgtaattaaCGAAGTTGGAATAATCCTTTAGACTAGCTTAAAGCAATGTATTTACGATTGGTCTCATCTTGTTAGAAGTTATCTTGAACAAGCTTTAGCGCTCACGATGTTGTTTGTCGTTTCCAAATTATACTTAGATTTATCCACGATtagatagaattatatatagattgaaACTATcgacaaaatatatacgtatgtatctattaaaaaaaaaaaaaaaaaaaaagaagaaagattcaaaacgttctataaaaaaaaaaaatatatatatatatataataattatatataggaTCATTGTACGACTATGTGAATTATAAGATATGTAActtaagaaaaggaaagaaaagtttttaaaattttgcagaaaatataaagaaaacgataaaacgacaaGTCAatgttctttaaaatatatacatagaaatatcaatactattatataaattaatattaaaattattaattgaagctgaagaaataatcaataataattattgaagaaagaaataatttcgatcgaatggaaaggggaaaaaaaaaaaaagggaaaaaagaaaaaaaacaatgaaggGTAAAAGTTCAATGTCAAAtgtgtataaagaaaatagcgAACGTATTGTTATCGATGGATTTATTGAGGGAGGtggagattaaaaaaaaaaaaaaaaaagaagaaaggaggtgCTGGAAAAAATTCCGTCCACCtacttgtttgtttgttgttttttcttttttttttttttttttttttgtttttttctagaaaaaaaaaaaaaaaggattgttAGGTTCCGCTGGCCTTGATGAATTGATATATACTAAAGGATCGTCGTCATAAGTGAAAACGTGTATGAACGGACAGGCGCATTTCATCCCAACCCCTACCACCAGAGATTTCTCGAACAAATACAGGCTCACCCCGGTTGGGAAGGGATGTGGCAAAACTCTCAAACTCGTCTACCATAGGCAGAACGTACCACCACCATTCAACGGCAAGTGGATGCAGGTGGCTAATTCCTATGGGAGTAGGGATTGGAGTAGGGATAGAGAAACACGAGATTTCGAATGTTATCAAAATACTCCCACCTATATATTCCTCTGGGACGATTAAACAGAAGCACTGTAACACCTGTAGACTCATACTTGTCTGTTATCGGTGATAGTCAAGATTTCATCGTCTCTTACGAAcaagtttaaaagaaaatctatcaTCGTATCAAATTTATCAAAGGTAGtgcaattattaattcttcgTCTTGTGAATTATGTCGATCTAACTTAAGCtgcttcattctttttcttttttcttttttcttctttttttctgctttttctctgtttttcttttcttttctttttttttttttttccttttttctttttttatgttcgcAATGAAATCGAAAAGATTAATTGTAACGTCAATGACagcttaaaataaatatctgaaTTATATctctgataataatatttcatcaataaagttaacattaaatttttcatatgtatatacctagaaaattcattttgtcAATCGTCGTGCTTGTgaataaaattcgaagaaaattaatataaaatttgtaaatcattatatttgtttgtaatatattacgaGAGAAAACAGATCCATTAAGATTGATGAATATTCGTAAAatcaatgttaaaataatcgtcatgtttataaaaataattttcaaattgataaaaagaaattagtacATCGAGATGTATTATATagtttaaacaaattaatcgattttttctttcagacgATTAGATAATTTCAAGAacgaaacaattattattcttcttcttcttcttattattattattattattattattattactattatttatttatttatttatttatttatttatagaaataaatgatacaaatttatttatttatttattttttaagatatgGCGAAcgaggataaaaagaataagaagaaaagtgtTAAGAAGGAAAGCGAAAGTGACATCGAATtggcatatataaataacgaaagGATACATCAgaagaaaatatgtttattctgtcaatattcattttttctcaaaCGTGTCCTAAGATTGGTGATAAGGGAATATCCATTATACATGACGATCTTATTGATACGATTGAACATATTAGACGGATCTGTAATattgcataaaaaaaagatagtgaATTTTTTGAgattgaataaaaatcaaagcgGATTTTATCCGTCGGGAGAGGATTTGGCATTTCGCTCGAAAGAATATTGGAAGAGACCGGgaataaagaataatcaaaaaaatgatcgaattgAATGGAATGAAGAACTTAATCCATTGGAAAGATTTCGAAGATATTTCGTAcgtttgttaaatataaatcgacGTAATGCGATCAGTGAGAGGTCAAtgagtaaggataataaagacgaCTGTGGTATTatcgattcatttttatccaGATTAGCTGAAAACCTTCATATTGAAAGTGATTCATTGAAATCTTGTATCGATCACGTTATAACGAGTTACAATGATATTcttttagatattaattttcaaaaattaagcAGAGAGAGCGCTAAAAGCGAGGAAGTTATTGAATGTACGATAATCAATATGTTTTGGCAACCGAAAGgattgaaaatatcgaaaaggaaaaatcgacATGATAATACTAAAAATGATTTGAATAATGATGACAGTTGGTTCAAAGCAGTCGATCGTGGTTGCGTCGTACCATTTCTTTCGAACATATATGCTTCCTATTTTGATAATTCATCGATCAATcgaatttctaaaaatttatttaacaaatgcaTACACGAGATCGAAGAGAATTCGTTGAATTATTTCAGTTGGTACatcgatgaatatttttatcacgaTATCATTTATCCGCGCAATACATTCTCGTACGAgcaatatcttaattatcaaaaattacaaaagattTGCAATCCCAAGGTCACAGTCGATAGAACTAACCCATTGGAACTTTGCATACCATTTGCACACGTGATCACGTCAAACTTTTATTCCCATCACAAATACGTTAGAAATTATATGCGTGATATATGTTTGTTCTCCAATTCGATGATTCATATCGATAAGGATATTCCATTTATCGTTAGATCCCTTAATCCGTTAAcacgtatgcatatatttcatattgtttataaaaaatacttttataccAGGCCAACTTACGAAAATCTTTTCAAAGGTCTCGTTCTATTGAAAGACGCGATGTGCAGATTGAAATTGAAGGATTTGGCTATGTGCAAAATTGGTTGTTGCTGCGAACGACTTGATTTTGATAAAGTCATTAGAATGacagaatttatttttctcaatacCAATATAAATGTACGAATTGGTTTGAATCTGATGAAATGTTGTCATTTTAAATCACGTTCCGTGAAATACGATCACGACGAATGTGTCGATCTTTATTTgaaaaggatcgatcgatatttctcTTGCAATACCAATGACACCTCCAAAACCGACGAATATTCGAGCGATGAGgattaatttgaaagaaaaagaaaaaaaaacaaacaaacaaataaaaaaatatataaaggaaattgTTGTGtcaatcaaaaaagaaaaaaaaaatcaaaaagcaaaaaaaaagaaaaaaaaaaagaacaaaaataaaaaaagaaaaagaaaagaacctTCCAAGAGTACCTGCACGAAATTATAGGAATTGTCAAATCcccatagaaaatatttttcgatatattttgcTCATGTGAATGAGCGATCCCTGTGtcatcaaattattatttattacatgtttattatattctatataatcgtaaaatatataaaaaagaatcttttatttatttgctcgATGTTGGAAAATGATGTGATAATTGTTCGATGTTAATTAATGACGAAATGAAATGTACCTGAATGTTATATCagaaaaatcttataaaagaagataatatacGTCTAATCATATCTATtttgtctatttatctatatctatatattctgaatgtatatctatgtgaaacatttaaaaaattgtattttaaatatatctaatatacaataataatgaaaacagtgattattaaaaataatcaattatatcttatattataaacaaatgtatGGAAACAAAtgtatacgtaataataaatatgaaaaattatcctatgttaaaaataatctttcattATGTCTTCtgtcctataaaaaaaaaatcacagagatgaaataataataatcagcacaacgacaacaacaacaacagcaacaacaacaacaacaacaacaacaacaacaataataataataataataataataataataaaaaagcaaaaatatattatggttaaaaataacaacgttCACGAACGAAATGCAAaaggtaaataataataaacaaacgaacaaaattatcattaaaaataatcaatcatgtttattacagaaataaaaaaaaagtaattaaaaaagaaaaaaaaaggggggagaaaaaaaaaggaggaaaaaaaaattactataaaaagtaattaccCAAGTCACTTAATACCGCACAAAGTATTGAACGTGCATCCACAtgaatggaaaagaagaagctcgAATGAATCAGCTGATTGCTCGTAAGTAATACGCGTAATAGTACACAAGAAATCATAGTAGAGGGCAGGTCATTCCCTGGTTCGATATCGATCGAGCGCGGGAAATTGTTCATTcgcatttttttctaaatgacCAGTGCcgcatttatatttttcgaggCCCATGacctcttaatttttttttttatttttctttttttttttctaaagtcaacatttttcaaaataataattccataataattcatttgaataaaatatcaatggcACAACATTGTGTGTACGTGATGCTCACATATATGtctatttaaacaaaaaaaaaaagaaaagaaaaagaaataatgaattgttaaatttaaattgaaaaagaaagaaaaaataatttataattaaaaattattggttttaatattatatatatatatatattaatgttttaaaatGTTGCTTTAGCTTGCGCGTTAATGATAGATGCGATCCTGCCTAAAgcataaaagtatttattcaGGCTGAAATTTAATCAAAGCTCCTTTTGAGGGTCAACGAAGGGTTTACGAAAAGGGTTTGCGATTGAAGCTTTTAAACCAAAACAAACACCATATGAACGGGGAACGGCGAACAATATGGTCAAAATATCGTTTGGTGCCAATTGAAAgaccctctctctcctcccctttCAACCCTT
Protein-coding regions in this window:
- the LOC124956690 gene encoding uncharacterized protein LOC124956690, with the protein product MVYVIMITLLLLPFFLASRISVDIESLLHGPEYTYRVDIITVKKAGGHPCASEDVKAFDAVSTLKCRPRVPDTLNCRFEAAKMQIYEDGLYELAREMVEDLWMDDEPFEIIFDENGIKNLIVTKNMEPWTIDMIRSIVNQLNVGVDIRNKQDGIFTAIERSFLGKCQAKIELYHGLSYDNRWKDEKFEIIPMNGINKVNSEFFDIEKRRNIDDCEHGVYFFASKSAYTNLPRDVTTVIKSSMSRIIISDSNYTSYTTNEFLVTSKDKTRNFTLHEKIKLNLETISAPVNDIPVIPDATSVNFMIQPRRWDKNEEKKNEEKKRKEKSFLMENIENR
- the LOC124956689 gene encoding uncharacterized protein LOC124956689, which translates into the protein MANEDKKNKKKSVKKESESDIELAYINNERIHQKKICLFCQYSFFLKRVLRLVIREYPLYMTILLIRLNILDGSVILHKKKIVNFLRLNKNQSGFYPSGEDLAFRSKEYWKRPGIKNNQKNDRIEWNEELNPLERFRRYFVRLLNINRRNAISERSMSKDNKDDCGIIDSFLSRLAENLHIESDSLKSCIDHVITSYNDILLDINFQKLSRESAKSEEVIECTIINMFWQPKGLKISKRKNRHDNTKNDLNNDDSWFKAVDRGCVVPFLSNIYASYFDNSSINRISKNLFNKCIHEIEENSLNYFSWYIDEYFYHDIIYPRNTFSYEQYLNYQKLQKICNPKVTVDRTNPLELCIPFAHVITSNFYSHHKYVRNYMRDICLFSNSMIHIDKDIPFIVRSLNPLTRMHIFHIVYKKYFYTRPTYENLFKGLVLLKDAMCRLKLKDLAMCKIGCCCERLDFDKVIRMTEFIFLNTNINVRIGLNLMKCCHFKSRSVKYDHDECVDLYLKRIDRYFSCNTNDTSKTDEYSSDED